In Pseudomonas sp. HR96, the DNA window CCATGAAACCCCCTGCTGGAATGACTCTGGGCGGTTGGTCTGATCGCGAAATATTTTGTTTCGATACGGGATCTTACCAGCCGTCACGGAGTCACGGGGAGGCTAATTCATCGGTGCTGCTCCAGATCCAGCTCGCCGCCGCTCCGGGGCAGGCGTTCGACCACCTGCAGATGCTGCGGATCCTGACGTTCGCGCCAGGCACGGAAGGCGTCAAGCTCGGTGCTGAGAGTCTTCATGACCCAGCTCAGCACGGCGATGTCGTCGAGCATGCCGACGCCCAGAATCCAGTCGGGGATAAAGTCGATGGGGCTGACGAAATACAGCAACCCGGCCACGATCGAGACCATCGACTTGGCGCTGATGGCCCGGTACTCGCCGCGCCAGTACGCCATGCACAATGCCTGCAGCAGACGCACGTCGTCGCGCAGCTTGCCCAGGCGGTAATGCTTGCTCTTGCGGGTCACCGCGAAGATCAACGCAGGCAACCGCCCGCGGCTCAGGAGCCGCTCCGCCAGGGGCACGAAGCGGCCAAAACTGAAAGGTGCTTTCATGTCTTCTCCAAGGATGGGTAACGATACGGGCACCGGCAATGTTATCCACTGTAATTGTGGATAACCTTGTGAACAGAGGGCCTGCGGCACCCCTGGCAGCCCCACGGAACAAGGGCCAAGGCTGGATCGGGCGTTTTTTGCCCATTCGAGTGTGACCGTAGGACGCTCGCGCTGGTTCCGCAGGATGCAGTTTTGCGATGTTTTTGCTGTCGGGCCAAGCGCAGATCGGGCTTTACGACCTCTCGGGGTCGCCTCGCCCCCCCCATTCAACAATAAAAAAGCCCCGTATCAACGGGGCCTTTCGTGAAGCGGCACCATCTGCACCCTTACTTGGCGGGAGCGGCGCTGTCTTCGTCTTCGTCACCGGCTGCCGGCGCAGCGGCTGGAGCGGCGGCGTCAGCCTTGGCCGGATCCTTGATGGCCAGCAGCTCGAGGTCGAATACCAGTACCGAGTTGGCCGGGATGGTCGGGCTTGGGCTCTGGGCGCCGTAAGCCAGCTCAGCCGGGATGAACAGCTTGATCTTTTCGCCAACGTGCATCAGCTGCAGGCCTTCGACCCAACCTGGAATCACGCCGCTGACCGGCAGATCGATCGGGCTGCCGCGCTCGATGGAGCTGTCGAAGACCTTGCCGTCGATCAGCTTGCCTTCGTAGTGAACGGTGACCACGTCGGTCGGCTTGGGCTGAGCGCCGTCGGCTTTCTTGATGACCTGGTATTGCAGGCCGGAAGCGGTGGTGACCACGCCGTCTTTCTTGGCGTTTTCCGCCAGGAATTTCTTGCCGTTGGCTTCAGCTTCGGCGTTGGCCTTGGTCATGCGCTCTTCGGAACGCTTCTGCAGATCGGCAAAGGCGGCGACCAATTCGTCGTCCTTGAGTTTTTGCGGCTTCTTGCCGACGGCGTCTTCGATACCCTGGGCGACTGCCTTGGAATCGAGGTCGTCCATGCCTTCCTGGGCCAAGCTTTTACCCATGTTCAGGCCGATGCCGTACGAGGCTTTCTGGGCTGGGGTTTTCAGCTCTACGCTGGAGTGCTGATCGCAGCCAGCCAGAACCAGACTTACCAGGGCAACTGCCGCCGCCAACCGATGCTGTTTCATGCTATTTCCTTGTTCATGCGCCATAAGGGCAATCAATTAAAGCCGCGAGCTTAGCAGCGGCCCCGACCAATGGCTACCGGGATAGGAGCCGAAAAATGCAGATAAGTTCAGGCTTGCCAAGGGATTACCAAGGCCTGACGGGCCCCTGACGCAAAGCTGACAAAACGTTGCCCGATGTTTCAACTTGCGCCCGACAGCCAAACCACTCAGCGTCGGTAGCTCAAGGCTACTTCACGCACTACATCGCACAGCCACTGGGCTGGGAGCGGCAATGGCAACGCGGCATTGCTGCAGATGCCCACCGAGCCGCCTGGTTCGTTGACACCCAGGTCAAGCTCGCACAATTCGCCCTGGGCGACCTCCAGGCGCACCGCATCGCGCGGGGCCACCCAAATGGCGTCGCTGGTCTGCACGTAGCGGCGGCTGAGGGTCGGCGAAAGGGTCTCCAGGCGCTGGCCCGGCAGCTCGATGCCGCATTGCACGAACAGGCTGTCGGCGTGCTTGCGGATGGTAGTGCCGGCCAAGGGCAACACCAGCGGGTAATGGTTAATCAGCGCGCGCTCGGTGGGCTGGCTGGCCAGCAGAGGATGACCGGGGCGAACGGCCAGGGTCATCGCCTCGCTATACAAATGCTCGAACAGCAAGCCCTGGATCTGCGGGCTGTCGGTCATGCGCCCGACCACCACGTCAAGGTCGCCGACGTGCAGTTGCGACAACAGATAGGCACTGGGCCCGGTCGCCACACTGATCACCAGGGCCTCATGGCGCGCGTGCAGCAGCCCCAGCACCTGCGGCATCAGCTGGCTCTCGACGGTCGACAGCACACCGACTCGCACCTGCGGCGCCTGATGCTCCTCGAGCCGCAGGGTGCGCACGCCGTCGCGCAGGGCCTGCACGCACGGGCCGGCGTAGCGCATGAAGCGCACCCCGGCGGGAGTCAGTTCGACGCCCTGCTTGCCACGCTCGAACAGCCGGGT includes these proteins:
- the pcaQ gene encoding pca operon transcription factor PcaQ, which gives rise to MNLDTRIKFRHLLCFLEIARHGSFAKAADAVSISQPAISKTVKELEGLLETRLFERGKQGVELTPAGVRFMRYAGPCVQALRDGVRTLRLEEHQAPQVRVGVLSTVESQLMPQVLGLLHARHEALVISVATGPSAYLLSQLHVGDLDVVVGRMTDSPQIQGLLFEHLYSEAMTLAVRPGHPLLASQPTERALINHYPLVLPLAGTTIRKHADSLFVQCGIELPGQRLETLSPTLSRRYVQTSDAIWVAPRDAVRLEVAQGELCELDLGVNEPGGSVGICSNAALPLPLPAQWLCDVVREVALSYRR
- a CDS encoding FKBP-type peptidyl-prolyl cis-trans isomerase gives rise to the protein MKQHRLAAAVALVSLVLAGCDQHSSVELKTPAQKASYGIGLNMGKSLAQEGMDDLDSKAVAQGIEDAVGKKPQKLKDDELVAAFADLQKRSEERMTKANAEAEANGKKFLAENAKKDGVVTTASGLQYQVIKKADGAQPKPTDVVTVHYEGKLIDGKVFDSSIERGSPIDLPVSGVIPGWVEGLQLMHVGEKIKLFIPAELAYGAQSPSPTIPANSVLVFDLELLAIKDPAKADAAAPAAAPAAGDEDEDSAAPAK
- a CDS encoding YkvA family protein gives rise to the protein MKAPFSFGRFVPLAERLLSRGRLPALIFAVTRKSKHYRLGKLRDDVRLLQALCMAYWRGEYRAISAKSMVSIVAGLLYFVSPIDFIPDWILGVGMLDDIAVLSWVMKTLSTELDAFRAWRERQDPQHLQVVERLPRSGGELDLEQHR